The Micromonospora sp. NBC_00421 DNA window AACGCCGCCATGAACACGACCACCGGGTAGCCGATCTGCACCCAGATCATCACCGCCATCACCGCCGGCAGCGCGGTGTCCGGGTCGCCCAACCAGTCGTGGCGCAGCGCTCCGAGACCGACGGCGTCGAGCAGACTGTTGAACGCGCCGTCGGGGCGCAGGATCCAGCCCCAGACGATGCCGGCCACCACCACGGGCAGCACCTGCGGCAGATAGAACGCGGCCCGCAACGCCGCCGCCGTACGCGGCCTGAACCGACGCCCGATGACGTCGAAGAGCACCGAGGCGAGCAGCAGCCCGAGCAGGGTCGGCACCACCACCATCGCGACGATCATCGCCACGGTGTTGCGGAACGACGCCCAGAACACCTCGTCGTGCAGCAGCCGCTGGTAGTTGTCCCACCCGACGAAGGTGGGGTCACCGACGCCCGACCACCGGGTCAGCGACAGGTAGCCGGTGCCGACCAGCGGCACCCCGATGACCAGGATGAACAGCACCGCTCCGGGGAGCAGGTAGAGCCAGTACGCCGCGTCCCGGCCGCCCGGCCGGCGGCGGGACGGGGGAGCGGGGGTGGGGGTCGCCGCCGACGGTGTGGCGGCGACGGTGTCGGAGACTGCCATGGAGGATCCTTCCCGACGGGGCGGGCGGACGCGCCGGTCGTGCCGGACGCGCCCGCCGCGCACCGGGTCACTTGCCGGTGATCTCCTTGACGCCGTCGGCGTACGGCTTGGCGATCGTGTCGAGCACCTGGTCGGGGGACTTGGACCCGTTGATCAGGCCCTGGAACCCGCCGACCAGCACGTCGTAGTAGCCGGGCACCGGCCAGTCCGGGTAGAAGGCCAGACCGTCCTGCTTGCTGACCGTGTTGAAGTCCTCGATCAGCTTGCGGTCCTTCGGATCGCTGATCTTGGCGGGGTCACCGGCCACCGGGACGCCACCGTTGTTGCCGATCAGGTCCTGGATCTCGGGGCGCAGGGTGATGTCGATGAAGTCGTACGCCAGGCTCTTGGCCTTGCTGTTCGTCGGGACGACCCAGATGTTGCCGGACGAGCCGGCGTTGAGGGTGTTGCCCGGGAACAGGAAGGTGTCCCAGTTGGCCTTCATCTCGGCCTTGAAGCGGCCGTACCACCAACTGCCCGAGACGATCATCGGCGTCTTGCCCGCGATGAACGCGGTGCCCATGTCCTCGGCCTTGAGGCTCGCCGAGTCCTTGGCCACGTAGCCCTTCCTCACCCAGTCGGCGAAGGTGTCCGCGCCGTACTTCAGCGGGTCGGCGCGGAAGTCGACAGGGTTCTTGTAGAGCTGGTAGTCGTCGACGAACTGCCTGTCGGCCTTCGACAGGGCCAGCTGGTAGAAGAGCTGCCCGGCCGGGTACTCGGCACCGGCCATGCCCAGCGGGGTGATCTTCTTGCCGACGAAGGTGTCCATCGCGGCGGTCAGCTCCGCCATGGTGGTGGGCACCTTGACGCCGTTACGGTCGAACAGGTCCTTGTTGTAGTAGACCGTGACGTACTCGCCGTAGTTCGGCACGCCGAACCAGTTGCCCGACCCCATCACGCCCTTGTCGCTGTACCGCGCGGTGGTCTGCAGGCTGGGGCTGAGCCTGTCGGCCCAACCGCGCTTCGCGGCCTCGTAGCTGAGGTCGGTGAGCAGGCCCTGGGACGACAGCAGGCCGGCCGTCGCGTTGCCCTTGTTGTACTCCATGATGTCCGGGCCTTCGGACGAGTTGATGATCATGCCGGCGTTCTGCTGGATCTGCTCGAACGCCTTGCGCTCGAAGCGCACCTCGACGCCCGGGTGCTCGGTCTTGAAGATCTCGATGGCCCGGTCCCAGCCGACCCCCATCGCGCTGTTCTCGCCCTCGTAGTGCCAGAGCTTGAGGGTCTTGGCCCCGCTGTCGTCACCGCTGTCGTCGTCGCCGCACGCGGCCACGGTGGTCGTCGCGGTCGCCGCCAGGGCGATCGCGGCGACGATCCGGCGGAATCGCTGCATTGCTATCCTCCTCGTTGAGTATCGAGCCCGGTACTTCACTGGGTCCGTCGTCGCGTTGCCGCGCGGCGACGGGCCTTTTCTACTGGTCAGCCCCTATCGGCGGGCGGCTTCGTGGGGCTGCGGTCGAGCCCCGGATCTCCAGCGCGCACGGCAGCAGCTGCTGGTGGCGCTCGTCACCGGCCCCGTCCAGGTGGCGCACCAGCGCCTCGATCGCGATCCGGCCCATCGCCGACCCGGGCGACGTCATGGCGGTCAGCGCCGGGGTGGCCAGCTCGGCGACCTGCGGCGAGGTGACCATCGAGACGACCGACACGTCGTCGGGCACGGCCAGCCCCCGCGCGGTCAGTTCGCCGAGGATGCCGAAGATCGCCGCCTCGTTCATGGCCAGCACGGCCGTCAGGCCCGGCGCCCGTGCGAAGGCGGCGGCCAGCGCGGCCCGCCCGCCCGCGGCGCTGTCCTCGGCCGGGATCATGACCGGCTCCAGGCCGTGGCCGGTCATGGCCGTGACGAAGGCGTCCCGGGTACGCAGCGCCGGCCCGTAACCGCTGGCCAGCGTCTCGGCCGAGTGGTTGACGTAGACGATCTGCCGGTGCCCGAGGCCGACCAGGTGCGCCACTGCCTCCCGTACGGTCTGCGCGAAGTCGATGTCGACGTAGGAGAGCCCGTCGGTGTCCCCGGTGCGCCCGATCAGCACCAGCGGCACACCGGCCTGCTGGAGCGCGGTGACCCGCTCGTCGGTGAGCTGCACCTCCATCAGCACGACGCCGTCGAACATCCGCTGGCTGGCCAGCCGGCGCAGGCCGTCGAGGTCGCCGCCGCCACCGACGGGCGACAGCACCAGGTGGTAGCCGACGGCGCTGGCCGCCGCGGCGGCCCCGGTGACGAACGCCGTCTCGGTCGCGCCCAGGCCGCGTTCGTCCATCGGCAGCAGCAGGCCCAGGATCCGGCTGCGTCGACTGGCCAGACCACGGGCCATGGCGTGGGGCTGGTAGTCGAGCTCGGCCATGGCGGCGAGCACCTTGGCCCGGGTGGCCGGGGAGATCGGCCGGGCGCCGGTGAGGACGTAGGAAACGGTGCTGACCGAGACCTGCGCCAGGCGGGCGACGTCCTGCATGGTGGCCACCGCGCACCTCCTCCGGCCAGGCAGGGAACCGCTTGGGAATGGTCGTCGAAGCGGTTCGACGAAGCGGTTCGACAGACGCTAGACCTCCTGTTACAGCGACGTCAATAGCCGATGTCGAAGGAGGTCACCTCGTCGGGCGTTCGGCGAACGGGAAGCTCCAGGATCTGCGGGAACCGCCAGGTGCGCGCCCGGTGAACCGTCGGCTGCGCCCGGTGTGCTGGGCTTCCTCGTGGGCCCGTTCACGGCGAAGGCGGTCTTCCCGGACGGCGTCACGGCCCTGGCGAACGTGGGCTGCCCGGTCGGTCGCGCGGACGGGACGCGCGACGCGATCGAGGCGGTCTTCGCGCCGGCCCGCGACGCCGGGCCGTGGGTCGAGTTCGGCGGCTCCGCGGACCCCGCAGGACCGCCCGGGGGCCCGTCGGGATTAGGAACGAGTTTCGTCTCCACGTGGTCGGTATCCGGATGATCAGGCGTCGGCGACGGTGACGACGACCTTGCCACCGGGCAGGGTGTTCGCGGTCGCGTCGGCGTGCAGGGCCGGCAGTCCGGCCAACGGCACCCGCCGGGCGACGTCGACCCGCAGCTCACCGGTGCTGACCCGGGCGGCCAGGTCGGCGAGTTGGTCGGCGTCGCTTCGGACGAACAGGTCGATGCCGCGCACGCTGCGCTCCTCGTCGGAAGGGGCGGGCATCCAGACGGTGGTGTTGACCAGGGTCCCGCCGTCCCGGATCACCGTGACCAGCGCGGCGAGCTGTTCCGGGGCGACAGGCGCGAGGTTGAGTACCAGGTCGACCGGCTCGGTCACCGTCGACGTCACGTCGGTGGTGGTGTGGTCGATCACCTCGTCGGCGCCCGCGGCCCTGACCGCGTCGGCGCTGCGCGGGCTGGCCGTGGCGATCACCCTGGCACCGGCCTCCTTCGCCAGCTGCACGGCGTATCCACCGACCGCTCCGCCGGCCCCGTTGATCAGCACCCGCTGGCCGGCGGTCAGCTTGCCGTGGTCGAACAGCGCCTGCCACGCGGTCAGGCCCACCAGCGGGAGCGCCGCCGCGTCGGCCAACGGGATGTTCCGGGGCGCTCCCGTCAGGATCCCCGCCGGGGCGATCACGTACTCCGCGGACGCCCCGGTCCCCGTCATCGGCAGGAAACCGATGACCCGGTCACCGACCGTGACCTCGTCCACGTCGTCGCCGACCGCGTCGACCGTGCCGGCGACGTCGAGGCCGGGAGTGTGCGGCAGCTCGACCGGGATCGGGCCCTGCATGTAGCCCGCGCGGATGTTGCCGTCGACGCCGTTGAACGACGTCGCGGCGACGCGGATCCGGACCTGACCGGCGCCGGGGACGGGCTGCGCGACGTCCTCGTAGCGCAGCACCTCGGGACCGCCGAACTCGTGAAAACGTACTGCCTTCATCGCTGAACCTGCCTCTGTGAGCGCCGCCGATGTGCTTCGCACCCGAAGCAGGGCATGACCCCTGTGGCACCGCTTCGCGTGCGAAGGCACCCAGCCCGGCGTCACCGGGGCTGCCCGGAGGCAGCCGCCGGATCCGCTGTCGCTGGCTACGTCGACCAATCTGGCAGGCCCCGGCGCGGTTAGCCTGGGCCGGACTGGCCCACCTTGACGATTGCCGGTCCGCCGGCGTCGCCGACGATCTCCGCGAGGCGCGCGGCATCGGCCGAACCCGGTGCCGCGGTGAGCATCAGCGCCGCCAGATCGTCGCCCGGGATGGTGAGAAGGCTGCCGACGAGCGTGACGGTGTCACGGTCCGGGTGGACGAACGTGGCGCTGCTCTCGTAGGCCGCCACCGGTCGTGGCGTACGCCACAGGGTGTCGAAGAGGCTGCTCCGGCTCCGCATCTCGTCCACCAGTTCGGCGAGGGCGGCGTCGGCGGGGTAGCGCAACAGCGCGCTCCTCAGGCTGGCGGTGAGGACCGCCTCATGGTCGGTCGCGTCGGCGGCAGACTGCCGGAAACCGTTGAGCGGATCGCAGAACGTACGCCAGGCGATGTTCCACTCCCAGGGTTCCCCGGTGAGATCCCAGTGCCCCAGGGCCAGGAACGCGCTGTTCACGGCGACCAGGTTCATCGCCGCGTCGGAGACGAACATCGGGGTGTCCGTGAACCGCTCCAGCAGCCGCATCGCACCCGGACCGACCTCGTTGGGCACCTGCCCGTCCGCGGCGGCGTACCCGGCCAGTGCGCAGAGCCGCTCGTAGTCCGCCCGCCCGGTCCGTAGCGCACGGGCGATGGCGTGCACCACCCCGGCCGACGGATGGCTGCGCCCCTGCTCCAACCGCCGTACGTAGTCCGCGGACATCCCGGCGAGCTCGCCGAGCTCCTCCCGCCGCAACCCCTGCACCCGCCGACGGCCGACAGGTAGCCCGACAGTCGCAGGGGCCGTACTCTCCCGCAACTGGCGCACCGCGGCGCCGAACTCGTGACGTTCCACGGCCCCAGTGTGCCCCGACGGTCCAGGCAGCGGGTAACGGGCGGCCGGGCAGGACCTGCATGCGCAGTCGTACCCGTCCGTCTCGGTGCACGGTCTCGGGATACTCCGGCTCGGGCTGCTCCGTCACGTCGTGGGCGGTCACTGACCACGTGTTCGGCCACCGCTGGTCGAGGTGCGAACGGTCACCCGGCGGCGCGGCCCGGACGGCCCACCCCGCCCTCAGCCGGTGCCGAGACCCACGTCCCGGGCCCGGACGATGGCCTCGGCGCGACTGCTCACCTGCAACTTGACCAGGATGTTGGACAGGTTGTTGCGGACGGTCTTCGGGCTGAGCCCGAGCCGCTGGGCGATGGTGGCGTTGTCCAGCCCCCGGGACACCAGGTTCAGCACCTCGCGCTCCCGATCGGTGAGTTGCGGGAAGGGTGCCGGCCCGGTGGCGCGCACCCCGGACCACAGCGCGACGGCGTGGGCCGCGACCGCCGGGCCGAGGATCATCTCGCCGTTGGCGATCGCCCTGATGCTGCGCTCGACCTCGGTCGCGTTGGCTCCCTTGAGCAGGTAGCCACGGGCGCCGGCGCGCAGCGCCGCGATCAGCGACTCGTCGTCGTCGAGCATGGTGACGATGAGCACCCCGGTCTGCGGTGAGCGTCTGGTGATGATCCGGGTGGCCTCGATCCCGGACCGTTCGGCGAAGTGCAGGTCCATCAGCACCACGTCGGGACGTTCGGTCGCGACGACGTCCAGCGCGGCGTCGACGTCGGCGGCCTCGCCGACGCAGCGGATGCCGTCCAGAGTGGACAGCAGCGCGGTCATGCCGAGTCGGAACACCGGGTGGTCGTCCACCACGACCACCCGGATCGGCGACGTCACGTCCCGGCTCCCGGGGTGGGGATGGTCAGGGTGACGGCCGTGCCCTGCGGCCTGCCGGCGGTCGAGGTGGGGCCGATGGTCAACGTGCCACCGATGCCGGCCGCCCGCTCCCGCATCGACTGCAGTCCGACCCCACGCGACCGGGTGGGCGGAGGCGGCCCGCAACCGTCGTCGGCGACCGTGATCCTCACCCGGTCCGGCCGGTGGACGAGCGTGACCGTGCACACGCCGACCCCGGCGTGCCGGTGGACGTTACGGACCGCCTCGGTGATCACTCCGTAGGCGGCGGTCGCCATGGTGTCGGGCAACGGGCCGAGCTGCGCCGGGGCCGCCACGCGGATGTCGAGGCCGGCGACGGCGTACCGCTCGCGCAGGGTGTGCAGGGCCGGGATGAGATCGCCGTCGGCGAGGACCGGCGGCATCAGGTCGCGGGCCAGGTCGCGTACCTCCTCGGCGCGCTCGGTGGTCTCGACGACGAGCCGGTCGAGCAGTTCCCCGGCCATCGTCACGTCCCGATGGAGCAGGTTACGCACCGCAGCCAGGCCGAGCCCGATCCCGCTCAGTGCCGGTCCGAGTCCGTCGTGCAGGTCACGACGCAGCGTACGACGCTCCTCGTCGCGGGCCTCGGCGAGGCGCGCCCGGGACCTGGCCAGCGCCTCGTTGGTGCTGGCCAGGTCGACGACGGCGGCGACCACCGGGGACAGGTCGGCAAGCGCGGCGGCGGCGTGGCCGCCCAGCCGTTCCCCCGGCCGTGGCCAGGCGGTCAGCCGACCGACCGTCCGTTGACCGCTGACCAGGTCGACGGTGAGTTGCCCCGCGCCGGTCGGCGTCGGCTGGTGGTCCCCGGGACAGCCGGTGTAGGCCGTGGGCGCGCTGCCCGCACCCGACCGGTCGGTCACGGTGATGGTGATCCGGGCCAGGCGCAACGAGGTGGCGATGGCGAGAGCCACGTTCTCGATCAACTGTCCGCCGGAGTCGGCGTCGCGCAGCCGGTGGACGACCTGCCGCATCAGCGGCTCCTGGCTGTCGCCGTGCACCAACCGGTCGACCCGTCGCTGCACCCACTGGCGTACCGGCTGGAAGGCGGCGGCCAGCAGCGCGGTGACCACGATCTTCGGGGCGAGGGAACCCGCAGGCACCCACCGGTCGAGCAGGGTGACGGCACCGATGTAGGTGGCGATGACGCCGGCGGTCATCAACAGCCAGACCAGGGTCCGCCGGACGGCCACCTCGATTCCCCACAGGCGTTGCCGGAGCACCACGACGAGCACGGCGGCAGGAAAGAACGCCTGTGAGGCGAGCATCAGCGACGGCGCGGCCCAGGCTGGCCCGAAGCCCGGCCACCACGGCGGCGAGACCAGCAGGAAGGCCAGACACAGCAGGAGGTTCCCGACGGTCAGCCAACCCATCCCGTGCCGCTGCCCCGGCGGACCGGTACGCCACCGCCAGGCCGCCCCGGCCGCGGCGATCAGCCCCAACGGCACGAGCGCGGGCATGATCGGCCCGAACAGGTCGACACGCAGCTCCCGCAGCCCGCTATCGCTGATCGGGAACAGTCCGTACGGCGCCGGCGCGGTCAACGCCGCGACCTGGGCGCAGGCGAGGTAGAGCACCCCGGCGGCGACGGCGACCCGGGCACCCCGCCGCATCGGCCGGTCGGGCAGCAGCCACGGCATCAGCACCACCAGGCCGTACAGGCCGGGTAGCCAGGCCCAGTGGTGGGCGCTGGTCAGCGCGGCCGGTGCCCACCACTGTGGATGCCGCTCGGCCAGCAGGGTCCACTGCGCGGCGAACGCGGCGAGCGAACCGCCGAGCGCCGCCGCCGCGACGATCCAGCCGGCGAGGTGCGCCCGGCGGCCGAGGATCAGCCAGGCGACCCCGCCGTAGATCACCCCGTCCATCAGGTCGACCAGGGAGAAGAGCTGGGTGGTGGTCATCGGCGGCAGCACCGCGCACCAGGTGGCCACGGCCGCCACGGTCAGCGTCGCGGTCAGCCCGAGCACCGTCCAGGCCGCGACCCGGTGCCGGGTGTCGCGGTGCGGCGCGGGCGGCTCGTCGCCGGAGCGGAAGGTCATGACAGCCGCTCATTCTGCCCCCGGACAGCCGCCGCCCGAACGGGCCGGGGGACGGCTGTCCGTACGGCCGAGCGGCGGTGTCCCGTCCACCCGGGACGCCCGTCCCTGGTGGACGGGAGCGACCGCCGCGCAGACTGCCGTGCGCCGCTACCGCAGCGGCCGAACCCGCCGTGGCGCGTCCCCGTGCCACGGCACGGGTAGCCGGCGGGGACGGGCCGATGTCCCGCAGGTCGGGCAGCACGACGCGCCGACCCGTGACCGCATTCGGCTGGTGGACTTTGTGAAAGGAACCTCGACGATGGACGCTCCGGGCGGACCACCCCACGTTGTCTGTGGGCCGATCGTGCGCCGGGTCGATCCGGGCAGCGCGGCGGTCTTCGTCGCCGTCCGGTCCGCCTGCACCGTCACCCTCACCGTGTTCGAGACCGGCCCCGGCCCGACCTACGCCCGGGGCGCGACGGTGGCGACGGGCAGCCGGACCGCGGTCCGCCTCGGCGGCAACCTCTACGTGGCCACCGTCCAGGCCGTCGGCGGCCTACGGGAGGGCCGCCTGTACGGCTACGACCTCGCCTTCCCGGGCTCCACCGGCAACTGGTCGAGCCTGCTGGCCGCCGGGGCGGTGGCCGTCGACGAGACCGCCGCCCGGTCGCTGCTCAGCTACGCCGGTGACCCCCGGGCGACGGGCGGCGCACCCGGCTACCCCAGCTTCGTGACGCCACCGGCGGACCCGGGAAAGCTGCGGATCTTCCACGGGTCGTGCCGCAAGCCACACGGGGAGGGCCACGACGCGCTGGCCGTCCTGGACCCGATCCTGGCGGCGGCCGGCGGCGACCCGACGGTACGCCCGCACCAGCTCGTGCTCGGCGGTGACCAGATCTACGCAGACGACGTCGCCGACGTGCTGCTGGCGATGGTGCACGGGCACGACGCGGTGCCCGCCCGGGACGGGCAGCCGGCCGTCCCGGCGTTGCCCGGCATCGGGGCAACCCTGGGCCTGCCGCCGGAACTACTCCCCGACGGCTCCACCAGCCCGCCCGCCGACCGGCTGTTCACCCCCGGCAACCGGGCGGTGACCCTGGCCCGGGACGCGAAGTTCACCTCGGGCGAGGCCGACAGCCACCTGATGTCGCTGCGCGAGTACGCCTGCATGTACCTGCTCGCCTGGTCCGACCAGCTCTGGCCGGCGACCTATCCGCGGTTCGAGCACGTCTTCCCCGCCGACACCCGGATCCTGCGTGACCCGCAGGGCGGTGGACCCGGCGACACCGTCTACGACCGGCTGCTGGTCGGTCGCGCCTACGACGCCAGCAGCCAGCAGCAGAAGATCATCCGTCGTTTCCTGCGCTGGCACGAGCAGGCGATCCGACTGAAGAACTTCCAGCGCGGCCTGGTCGCCGTACGCCGGTCGTTGGCCAACGTCGCCACCTACATGATCGCCGACGACCACGAGGTCACCGACGACTGGAACATGACCCGGGAGTTCGTCACCGGTGCGGTGGTCGGGTCCGAACTGGGCCGGCGCGTCGTGCGCAACGCGATGGCCGCGTACGCGGTCTTCCAGGCCTGGGGCAACACCCCCGACCGGTTCACCGAGCAGGGCGCGGCCGGTGAGCCGGGCCGGGACCTGCTGACCGCGTTGAGCGGCTGGCTGGCCGCCCCGGCGGCGGTGGACGACCTGCGACTGCGCGAACGCCTCGGCCTGCCCACCGCGATCGGCGCCGACGGCCGGCCGGCCCGCCCCGCCGGTGCCCTCAGCTACCACTTCACTGTCACCTGGCCGCGTTACCAGCTCGTCGCCCTGGACACCCGCACCTGGCGGGAGTATCCGGCCGGCGCCGGGCACCCGGGCGGGCTGCTGCTCGCCGACCACCCGCTCGACGAGATGGTCAGCGGCGGCGGGGTGCTGGACGACGAGGCGGTCACCGTGCTGGCGCAGCCGGTCGCCGTGTTCGGGATGCCGCTGCTCGAACAGCTCGCCCAGCCGGCCATGAAGGCCATCGCCGGCCGGTACGAGGCCGACGCCGAGGACGCCTGGATCACCAGCGACGCGGCCACCCACAAGTTCCTCGGTCGGCTGCTCTCCGCCGCGCCGCCCGGCCCGGACGGCGTCCGTCGCCGCCGGATCGTCATGCTCGGCGGCGACATCCACTTCGGCTCGGCCGAGCGGATCCGCTACTCCGCGACGCTGCCGTACGCCAGCGGCCCCGACCGCGCCCACCCCTTCCAGGGGGTCAACCGCACCGAAGGGGTGATCGCCGGGTTCGTCTCCAGCGCCCTGCGCAACGAGGTGGCCCTGACCCGGCTGCTGCACGACGTCGGGTACGTGCCGCTGCTGGACAGCCTCGGCCGCATCGATCTGGTGGGCTGGGCCAACGAGGACGAGGGTCGGCAGGGGCGACGCTTCCAGGCCGGGGTCCAGGTCGGGGTGGCCGCCGACGCCGTGTCCGGTTGGTGGGTCTCCGGCCGGCCCGCGGTCAGCGACCACGACCGGCTCAAGCTGCTCGGCCGGCCGCCGGAGTGGAGCGTCCAGGTGCAGTTCGCCCACCACGACGAGGCCGACCCGACGGTTCGCCGCGACGGCACCCCGCAGACCGTGCTCGACCCGGCCGGGCTGCCCCGCGAGCAGGCGCTGGCGCAGTACCTGGCCGCCGCCCACAACCTAGACGGGTATCTCGGCACCTGGGGCAACGGCAAGGAGATCGTCGGGCACAACAACCTCGGCGAGATCACCTTCGACTGGCCGGCCGGCGAGTGCAAGCGGGCCACCCAGCGTCTCTGGTGGCACCTGCCGTCCGAGACCCGGGCCGCCGCGCTGACCAGCTACACCATCGACCTGTCGTACGGCTGTTCGCTGCTGGCCGACGCACCGTACGGCTACGTGTTGCGCCTCGACGACCACGACGCCCGCGCCGGCGGGAAGGCACACTACGACGGGGTCGACCGGCCGGCGACCCTGGTCACCGACAGGTGGGTGACCCGGCTCCAGGCCGACCTGGCCACGCTGGGCTTCGGCCCGGCGGGTGACCCCGGCACGTACGACCCGACGACCTACTGGGCGGTGCGCGAGTTCCAGACGTACGCCCGCGCGGACCGGGTCGCGCACGAACCCGCCGGGGCGACCGCCACCCGGTACTCCGACCGGTTGGCGGCGGTCGACGTGCCGGAGTCGGAGCGCTACCTGGGACCGGTCAGCGGGATCGCCGACCTGGCCACCCAGCTCGCCATCCGGCACTGGCTGGACAAGCGCTGGCGCTGCCCGGTGGTGGTGGAGGCGTGGCAGGTCGCCGGCGGCAGCCCGCAACAGCTCGCCACCGGCAACGTCTGGCGCGCCGACACCGCCCACCCGGCCGACCAGCGGCTCTACTCACGGGTGGTGACCGGCCGTCCGGCCGACGCCGGCCCGGCGCCGGCCGACCACCCCGAGCTGATCCCGCTGGGACGGTGGGGCAGTCGGGCCGCCGCGCCGCAGTGGGCCGGGCCACTGGTCGAGCCGACCCTCGAACTGCTCCCCGAGGCGCTGATCCCGCCGAGGGACGGGGAGGTCGGCGGACCGTCGCTGGCCGCGCTGGCCACCGCCGCCGGCAGCGGCGATCCCGCGGTGGCCGACCCGGCCCGCCGTCGGCTGTCCACCTTCAAGGTGCTGCGGGCGGTCGCCGAGAACACCCGACCCGGCTCCACCGGCGGCTGGTGCGACGTGCTGGACGGCACCGACGAGGGGGTGCTGCGGATCGGGCCGTTCGGCTGGCCCGCCGACGGCCCCCGCACCGCACCGGTGACCCTGCCGCCCCGGCCGGACTGGCGTACCCAACCCGGCCAGCTCTGGGCCTGGCTGGCCGCGCTGCGCGCCACCGACCGCGACGCGTACGAGGCGATGGGCGGGCTGGCCGGGCTGTCCGGGACGCCCGGCTGGGGAGTCGACGGCGGTGCCCTGCTCTACCCCGAGCTGCGGATCAGCCGGGCCCGGCCGGCGCTGAGCGACCACACCGGTGGCGCGGGCACCCCGATCGGGTACGTCCGCGAACTGCTCGACCTGCGCGGCTGGCACTGGGTGCACCGCTTCACCACCGGCCTGCGTACCCGACCCGGCGTCCGGCACGGCATCTGGCGCTTCGCCCGCCAGGGCCTGCACGACCTGCTCGGCACCCCGTGGGATCCGCCCGGCGCGACCCCGGTCACGGTGCCGGACGTGCCCGGCCCGGACGGCAAACCCCGCCGGGTGCGGATCGGTGACCTGTTCACCTCGGAACGGGCGGTGGCCCTGCTCGGCTGCTGGCAGACGTACCGTGCCCACCACCTGGTCGCCCTCGGAGCGCCGGTGGCCGGCGAACCGCCCGAGCAGCGGACCGTGCCCCGCGCCGGCACCGAACTGCGGACCGTGCTGACCGTGGCGCGGACCCTCGGGCCGGACTTCACCGGCCCGCCCACCGGCTGGACCGACGCCCACGAGGCCGCCCTGATCACCGCGATCGGCCAGGTCGTCGGGGCCACGTCCGACGCCGAGCTGACCGCCGCGCTGGCCGCGGTGCGGGCCTGGCCGACCTGGCC harbors:
- a CDS encoding carbohydrate ABC transporter permease; translated protein: MAVSDTVAATPSAATPTPAPPSRRRPGGRDAAYWLYLLPGAVLFILVIGVPLVGTGYLSLTRWSGVGDPTFVGWDNYQRLLHDEVFWASFRNTVAMIVAMVVVPTLLGLLLASVLFDVIGRRFRPRTAAALRAAFYLPQVLPVVVAGIVWGWILRPDGAFNSLLDAVGLGALRHDWLGDPDTALPAVMAVMIWVQIGYPVVVFMAALQRVDPELYEAAEVDGANWLRRFRAITLPQIRPETFVVALTCTIAALKVFGPIYALTRGGPENATNVPSYFAYYTFFKKLQVGYGSAISTVLTLIIVVVAVVFIGVQARSERRDRGI
- a CDS encoding ABC transporter substrate-binding protein, with translation MQRFRRIVAAIALAATATTTVAACGDDDSGDDSGAKTLKLWHYEGENSAMGVGWDRAIEIFKTEHPGVEVRFERKAFEQIQQNAGMIINSSEGPDIMEYNKGNATAGLLSSQGLLTDLSYEAAKRGWADRLSPSLQTTARYSDKGVMGSGNWFGVPNYGEYVTVYYNKDLFDRNGVKVPTTMAELTAAMDTFVGKKITPLGMAGAEYPAGQLFYQLALSKADRQFVDDYQLYKNPVDFRADPLKYGADTFADWVRKGYVAKDSASLKAEDMGTAFIAGKTPMIVSGSWWYGRFKAEMKANWDTFLFPGNTLNAGSSGNIWVVPTNSKAKSLAYDFIDITLRPEIQDLIGNNGGVPVAGDPAKISDPKDRKLIEDFNTVSKQDGLAFYPDWPVPGYYDVLVGGFQGLINGSKSPDQVLDTIAKPYADGVKEITGK
- a CDS encoding LacI family DNA-binding transcriptional regulator, producing the protein MQDVARLAQVSVSTVSYVLTGARPISPATRAKVLAAMAELDYQPHAMARGLASRRSRILGLLLPMDERGLGATETAFVTGAAAAASAVGYHLVLSPVGGGGDLDGLRRLASQRMFDGVVLMEVQLTDERVTALQQAGVPLVLIGRTGDTDGLSYVDIDFAQTVREAVAHLVGLGHRQIVYVNHSAETLASGYGPALRTRDAFVTAMTGHGLEPVMIPAEDSAAGGRAALAAAFARAPGLTAVLAMNEAAIFGILGELTARGLAVPDDVSVVSMVTSPQVAELATPALTAMTSPGSAMGRIAIEALVRHLDGAGDERHQQLLPCALEIRGSTAAPRSRPPIGADQ
- a CDS encoding NADP-dependent oxidoreductase, whose amino-acid sequence is MKAVRFHEFGGPEVLRYEDVAQPVPGAGQVRIRVAATSFNGVDGNIRAGYMQGPIPVELPHTPGLDVAGTVDAVGDDVDEVTVGDRVIGFLPMTGTGASAEYVIAPAGILTGAPRNIPLADAAALPLVGLTAWQALFDHGKLTAGQRVLINGAGGAVGGYAVQLAKEAGARVIATASPRSADAVRAAGADEVIDHTTTDVTSTVTEPVDLVLNLAPVAPEQLAALVTVIRDGGTLVNTTVWMPAPSDEERSVRGIDLFVRSDADQLADLAARVSTGELRVDVARRVPLAGLPALHADATANTLPGGKVVVTVADA
- a CDS encoding helix-turn-helix domain-containing protein; the protein is MERHEFGAAVRQLRESTAPATVGLPVGRRRVQGLRREELGELAGMSADYVRRLEQGRSHPSAGVVHAIARALRTGRADYERLCALAGYAAADGQVPNEVGPGAMRLLERFTDTPMFVSDAAMNLVAVNSAFLALGHWDLTGEPWEWNIAWRTFCDPLNGFRQSAADATDHEAVLTASLRSALLRYPADAALAELVDEMRSRSSLFDTLWRTPRPVAAYESSATFVHPDRDTVTLVGSLLTIPGDDLAALMLTAAPGSADAARLAEIVGDAGGPAIVKVGQSGPG
- a CDS encoding response regulator transcription factor, with the translated sequence MTSPIRVVVVDDHPVFRLGMTALLSTLDGIRCVGEAADVDAALDVVATERPDVVLMDLHFAERSGIEATRIITRRSPQTGVLIVTMLDDDESLIAALRAGARGYLLKGANATEVERSIRAIANGEMILGPAVAAHAVALWSGVRATGPAPFPQLTDREREVLNLVSRGLDNATIAQRLGLSPKTVRNNLSNILVKLQVSSRAEAIVRARDVGLGTG
- a CDS encoding sensor histidine kinase, whose translation is MTFRSGDEPPAPHRDTRHRVAAWTVLGLTATLTVAAVATWCAVLPPMTTTQLFSLVDLMDGVIYGGVAWLILGRRAHLAGWIVAAAALGGSLAAFAAQWTLLAERHPQWWAPAALTSAHHWAWLPGLYGLVVLMPWLLPDRPMRRGARVAVAAGVLYLACAQVAALTAPAPYGLFPISDSGLRELRVDLFGPIMPALVPLGLIAAAGAAWRWRTGPPGQRHGMGWLTVGNLLLCLAFLLVSPPWWPGFGPAWAAPSLMLASQAFFPAAVLVVVLRQRLWGIEVAVRRTLVWLLMTAGVIATYIGAVTLLDRWVPAGSLAPKIVVTALLAAAFQPVRQWVQRRVDRLVHGDSQEPLMRQVVHRLRDADSGGQLIENVALAIATSLRLARITITVTDRSGAGSAPTAYTGCPGDHQPTPTGAGQLTVDLVSGQRTVGRLTAWPRPGERLGGHAAAALADLSPVVAAVVDLASTNEALARSRARLAEARDEERRTLRRDLHDGLGPALSGIGLGLAAVRNLLHRDVTMAGELLDRLVVETTERAEEVRDLARDLMPPVLADGDLIPALHTLRERYAVAGLDIRVAAPAQLGPLPDTMATAAYGVITEAVRNVHRHAGVGVCTVTLVHRPDRVRITVADDGCGPPPPTRSRGVGLQSMRERAAGIGGTLTIGPTSTAGRPQGTAVTLTIPTPGAGT